The following coding sequences lie in one Spinacia oleracea cultivar Varoflay chromosome 1, BTI_SOV_V1, whole genome shotgun sequence genomic window:
- the LOC110791926 gene encoding protein TAB2 homolog, chloroplastic yields the protein MATLSFNPTKFRDQKASIPYKPISNFTSFSQPTKISCTSTPHNLSTSPLKTSSKCSKRHRFQLINSVSESSISSPVEEAETIEEDDKVEDDPTAEMSFLDPGTEPENITEWELDFCSRPILDIRGKKIWELVVCDDSLSLQYTKYFPNNVINSVTLKNAIVAICDDLGVPLPEKIRFFRSQLQTIITKACKELGIKPIPSKRCLSLLLWLEERYETIYTRHPGFQKGAKPLMVLDNPFPMELPENLFGERWAFVQLPFSAVREEVSTLEKKFAFGASLDLDLLGIDIDEEILIPGLAVASSRAKPLAAWMNGLEVCSIEADTARASLLLSVGLSTRYIYATYKKTPVTTQETEAWEAAKKACGGLHFLAIQEDLDSDDCVGFWLLLDLPPPPV from the exons ATGGCTACTCTGAGCTTCAACCCTACCAAATTCAGAGACCAAAAAGCATCAATCCCTTACAAACCCATTTCCAATTTCACTTCTTTTTCCCAACCCACCAAAATTTCATGTACCTCAACCCCTCATAATCTATCAACCTCTCCCCTTAAAACCTCATCAAAGTGTAGCAAACGACACCGTTTCCAGCTGATCAATTCAGTCTCTGAAAGCTCAATTTCATCCCCTGTCGAGGAAGCTGAAACAATTGAAGAAGATGATAAAGTTGAAGATGACCCGACTGCAGAAATGAGCTTTCTTGACCCGGGAACTGAACCCGAAAACATAACGGAATGGGAATTGGATTTCTGCTCAAGACCCATACTTGATATAAGGGGTAAAAAGATATGGGAACTTGTTGTTTGTGATGATTCTTTATCTCTCCAATACACAAAGTATTTCCCAAATAATGTTATTAATAGCGTCACTTTGAAGAATGCAATTGTTGCCATATGTGACGATTTGGGTGTCCCTCTTCCTGAGAAAATTCGATTTTTCAG GTCTCAGTTGCAGACCATTATAACCAAGGCATGCAAGGAACTCGGAATCAAACCTATCCCAAGTAAAAGG TGCTTATCGTTGCTTCTATGGTTGGAAGAACGGTATGAGACGATTTATACACGGCATCCAGGGTTTCAGAAAGGAGCAAAGCCGCTTATGGTGTTAGATAACCCTTTTCCTATGGAACTTCCTGAGAATCTGTTTGGGGAGAGATGGGCATTTGTCCAGTTGCCTTTTTCAG CGGTGCGAGAGGAGGTGTCAACCTTGGAGAAGAAATTTGCATTTGGTGCAAGCCTAGATTTGGATTTGCTTGGGATTGATATCGATGAGGAAATACTGATTCCTGGTTTAGCTGTTGCATCTTCACGTGCCAAACCGTTAGCAG CTTGGATGAATGGATTGGAAGTCTGCTCCATTGAAGCAGATACAGCACGGGCAAGCTTGCTGTTATCCGTGGGGCTTTCCACCCGGTATATTTATGCTACATATAAGAAAACACCTGTCACAACACAAGAAACTGAGGCATGGGAAGCAGCTAAGAAGGCTTGTGGAGGCttgcatttccttgccatccaAGAGGACCTTGACTCTGATGATTGTGTTGGCTTTTGGCTCCTACTAGATTTGCCACCACCCCCTGTATAA
- the LOC110791925 gene encoding uncharacterized protein, translated as MAFHVACPITCKRICFCALGFPANLHSNSANSDFLGEISRLQDFLKDPWLIRVKDGATIQVPVPKVVPPPPPPPVSAVIDGDDLAAAEELLSAQTKRVALQKKAAVASMAAEDYARRFESGALADTIKDSGVEEQGLSNVNVMCRLCFSGENEGSERAKKMHPCSNCGKKYHRSCLKTWSQHRDLFHWSSWTCPSCRACEVCRRTGEPNKFKFCKRCDGAFHCYCMQPPHKNVSSGPYLCPKHTKCHSCGSNVPGNGLSVRWFLGYTCCDACGRLFTKGNYCPACLKVYRDSEATPMVCCDICQRWVHIECDGISDERYLQFQIDGNLPYTCPTCRGECYQVRGLEDAVQELWRRRDEADQDLIASLRAAAGLPTQEEIFSISPFSDDEDDLSAGKGEHGRARFSLKSLADYSPKKTKDYGKKPSSKKYAKKKGYQMSLDGKMEVKPEEYSETQFFGSRLGNNKEASQPHGRDLYSSPVSGSCSPTDRIFSKEQAVLKHKSIDEVAGNNADRRANVLQIKSKKINDTAVSEDVGQVGSKPKTIKGTKLVIHLGGRNKTITDSPRSDSSSYQREQELVTLSGGNEAVSQHRAGDYLTERLDGTSNSDDGYKVDGVHEIKGKPLRDRNIIKLGKGKFEASGPQSHRGNGLFGLESSHVMSSKRSNAASEGIPNNVSKGEKVSLRKHPDNRNDISGDSNKTIQPASSVVDGSLKDSRPLLRLKFKTPYPGSWVPHSEEERGSVKGQRSKRKRPSPLVEKPKHHEQEDVTESQDDNLMNEIMDANWILKKLGKDAIGKRVEVHQPSDNSWHKGVVSDVIDGTAMLSVDLDDGRAKTVELGKQGIRFVPQKQKRLKS; from the exons ATGGCATTTCACGTCGCTTGTCCAATTACATG CAAGCGGATTTGCTTCTGTGCTTTAGGGTTTCCGGCTAATTTGCACTCCAATTCTGCAAATTCTGATTTCTTGGGGGAAATTTCTCGTCTTCAAGACTTTTTGAAGGATCCCTGGTTAATTAGGGTTAAGGATGGTGCTACCATTCAAGTTCCTGTTCCTAAAGTTGTTCCGCCGCCTCCTCCACCGCCTGTTTCCGCCGTCATTGATGGTGATGATTTGGCCGCCGCTGAAGAGTTGTTGTCTGCTCAGACTAAGCGCGTCGCTTTGCAGAAGAAGGCTGCTGTTGCTTCTATGGCCGCCGAGGATTATGCCAGGAGGTTTGAATCTGGTGCTTTGGCG GATACCATCAAAGATTCTGGTGTAGAGGAGCAGGGTTTATCCAACGTGAATGTGATGTGTCGATTGTGCTTCTCTGGTGAAAATGAAGGGAGTGAAAGAGCTAAGAAGATGCATCCATGCAGTAATTGTGGGAAAAAGTATCACAGGAGTTGCTTGAAAACTTGGTCTCAACATAGAG ATTTATTTCACTGGAGTTCATGGACATGCCCCTCATGCCGTGCATGTGAG GTTTGCCGCAGGACTGGAGAGCCAAACAAGTTTAAGTTTTGCAAGAGATGTGATGGTGCCTTCCATTGTTACTGTATGCAGCCACCGCACAAG AATGTTAGTTCTGGACCTTACTTATGCCCTAAACATACAAAATGCCACAGCTGCGGGTCAAATGTTCCTGGAAATGGTCTGAGTGTAAG GTGGTTTTTAGGGTATACTTGCTGTGATGCTTGTGGGAGATTGTTTACAAAAGGCAATTATTGTCCTGCCTGTCTGAAG GTCTATAGAGATTCAGAGGCAACACCCATGGTCTGCTGTGATATTTGCCAGCGCTGGGTGCACATCGAATGTGATGGAATCAG TGATGAGAGATATTTGCAGTTTCAAATAGACGGAAATCTTCCATACACATGCCCAACATGTCGTGGCGAGTGCTACCAG GTGAGGGGTCTTGAAGATGCTGTGCAAGAGCTGTGGAGGAGAAGAGATGAAGCAGATCAAGATCTAATAGCAAGCTTAAGAGCAGCTGCTGGCTTGCCAACTCAGGAGGAAATATTTTCTATTTCACCGTTCTCTGATGATGAAGATGATCTGAGTGCTGGGAAGGGTGAACATGGGCGTGCTAGATTCTCTTTGAAAAGTTTGGCCGATTATTCCCCTAAGAAGACCAAGGATTATGGCAAAAAACCATCTAGCAAAAAATATGCGAAGAAAAAGGGATATCAGATGTCTTTGGATGGTAAAATGGAGGTCAAGCCTGAAGAATACAGTGAAACCCAGTTTTTTGGATCTAGATTAGGGAACAATAAAGAGGCTTCACAACCACATGGACGAGATTTATATTCTTCTCCAGTTTCTGGAAGTTGCAGTCCAACTGACAGAATTTTCTCCAAGGAACAAGCAGTTTTGAAGCACAAATCTATAGATGAGGTTGCAGGGAACAATGCGGACAGAAGAGCAAATGTTCTACAGATTAAGAGCAAGAAGATTAATGACACTGCTGTTAGTGAGGATGTGGGTCAAGTTGGCAGCAAACCAAAGACTATTAAGGGAACTAAGCTAGTTATACATTTGGGTGGACGAAATAAAACCATAACCGACTCTCCGAGGTCTGATTCTTCAAGTTATCAGAGGGAGCAAGAATTGGTGACTCTAAGTG GAGGGAATGAAGCAGTGAGTCAGCATAGGGCAGGTGATTATCTGACGGAAAGATTAGATGGCACATCAAACTCTGATGATG GTTACAAAGTTGACGGCGTTCACGAAATAAAAGGGAAACCACTACGGGATCGTAACATAATAAAGCTTGGTAAAGGCAAATTTGAAGCTTCTGGCCCCCAGTCTCACAGGGGGAATGGATTGTTTGGTCTAGAGAGTTCACACGTCATGTCATCCAAAAGAAGCAATGCAGCTAGTGAAGGGATTCCAAACAATGTATCAAAGGGGGAAAAGGTTTCCTTGAGAAAGCATCCAGATAACAGGAATGACATTTCTGGTGATAGCAATAAAACTATCCAGCCAGCATCATCTGTTGTAGATGGTTCGCTTAAAGACTCCAGGCCTTTGCTACGACTCAAGTTCAAGACTCCTTATCCGGGTTCCTGGGTTCCACATAGTGAGGAAGAGAGAGGATCTGTGAAGGGTCAACGCTCTAAAAGAAAGAGGCCATCACCCTTGGTGGAAAAGCCTAAACATCATGAACAGGAAGATGTGACAGAATCACAAGATGACAATTTAATGAATGAAATCATGGATGCTAACTGGATTTTGAAGAAGTTGGGTAAAGATGCTATAGGAAAGAGAGTAGAAGTTCATCAGCCATCTGATAATTCCTG GCACAAAGGAGTTGTTAGTGATGTTATTGATGGGACAGCAATGTTGTCTGTTGATCTTGATGACGGAAGAGCAAAGACCGTTGAACTTGGAAAGCAAGGGATCAGATTTGTCCCACAGAAACAAAAGAGACTAAAATCTTGA
- the LOC110791915 gene encoding cation/H(+) antiporter 28 isoform X1, producing the protein MGMDGANCNSTISSVATNSLSFVGLLVLCHALHVLFKPFSQPRFIPEIIVGLFLGNWSLVRTQLEVDSNKLQSMKFVIDFGMTIYMFVLGLEMDASSLIRIPKREAIVAYAGMVFTFILTIVFSPLLHYGVSTNLRFYFAFSIIMSSTGSPLLTRVLTDLKIGKSNIGKFAISAAVYTELITILISCIGYAIFQPEGGFLFRGQQIGSGHSAILVSATLLAQTIITIVTGPIVLRWVNDANPHGKTIKGSHMILSVAYSVCVGCISPLMGFSPVLSAFVTGAFLPRQGRISQFVVTKVNNFLAIVFYPYFFVWVGLEARIGQFKVLEDQAWLRLLGFFAVEMVAKILGSLFSGLIFDFHWPESTKLALLLNVKGHLHIYLTIIAMKNQLITYSTCISMILAILFKIIYIPIIARQIIRRGRKRFPNQPLALQWHDPDKELRILIGFHGPENVPCAINFMEISKESGDPGMVVYATDMIQLTDEIAATLVSGGIDMVEVTDETVIKNRDKITTSLHEYIQDSEDDITLQRAMALATFNNMHQEIINLAEDSFITLIILPFHIGLPNVNNTHSGNDAFRYVNRKVLRNAPCSVAVMVDRGLGGVKKLISKSSNNTLNVVVIFIGGKDDREALAYAGRVAYHGRVKLTIIRFLVATDIENNSTRRTSQQIEEMKLDDECFANFYDKFIAGGKVSYQEKHLVNSTQAYSILRSLEGLYQLFIVGRGGRANTMLTVGMNDWEHCPELGPLGDLLSCPAFSTNASVLIIQQHDPKFEHGGYEIEFPAL; encoded by the exons ATGGGTATGGATGGCGCAAATTGTAACAGTACAATATCAAGTGTTGCCACAAATAGTCTTTCCTTTGTTGGTTTGCTGGTATTGTGCCATGCCTTGCATGTCCTATTTAAACCTTTTTCCCAGCCGCGGTTCATACCGGAAATCATT GTGGGGTTATTCTTAGGCAATTGGTCATTGGTGAGAACACAACTAGAAGTAGATTCTAATAAATTGCAAAGCATGAAATTTGTAATAGATTTTGGGATGACAATCTACATGTTTGTTTTGGGACTTGAGATGGACGCTTCATCGCTTATTCGCATTCCTAAGAGAGAAGCTATAGTTGCATATGCTGGGATGGTTTTTACATTTATTTTGACCATTGTATTTTCTCCTTTGTTACATTATGGAGTGAGCACAAACCTTAGATTTTATTTCGCTTTCTCTATAATAATGTCGAGTACAGGATCCCCTTTGCTAACACGTGTGTTGACAGACCTTAAGATTGGCAAGTCTAACATCGGCAAGTTTGCTATTTCAGCAGCTGTATACACTGAATTAATAACAATATTGATTAGTTGCATTGGTTATGCCATATTTCAACCCGAAGGTGGGTTTTTGTTTCGCGGTCAACAAATAGGGAGTGGTCATAGTGCCATCCTTGTTAGTGCAACACTATTGGCACAAACCATCATAACAATTGTAACGGGACCTATCGTTCTTCGATGGGTCAATGATGCAAATCCCCATGGAAAAACAATTAAAGGCTCTCACATGATTCTCTCCGTTGCATATTCTGTGTGTGTTGGATGCATTTCACCTCTTATGGGTTTTAGCCCTGTGCTTAGCGCATTTGTGACTGGGGCTTTCTTACCTCGACAAGGCAGGATTTCCCAATTTGTTGTTACTAAAGTTAATAACTTTTTGGCCATTGTTTTCTATCCTTACTTTTTTGTGTGGGTGGGTTTGGAAGCTCGTATTGGTCAATTTAAGGTTTTGGAAGATCAAGCTTGGTTAAGGTTACTTGGCTTCTTTGCCGTCGAAATGGTTGCTAAGATTCTTGGATCTCTTTTCTCGGGGTTGATCTTTGATTTTCATTGGCCCGAGTCCACAAAACTTGCATTACTTTTGAATGTCAAAGGTCATTTGCACATATACCTCACTATTATTGCCATGAAG AATCAACTCATCACTTATTCAACATGTATATCTATGATATTAGCAATACTATTCAAGATCATCTACATTCCAATTATTGCACGACAAATCATTCGACGTGGTAGGAAACGTTTCCCCAATCAACCTTTAGCATTACAATGGCATGATCCTGACAAGGAACTTAGGATTCTAATAGGGTTTCATGGCCCAGAAAATGTCCCTTGTGCCATAAATTTTATGGAGATCTCCAAGGAGAGTGGTGATCCAGGCATGGTGGTATATGCTACTGACATGATACAACTGACAGACGAGATCGCTGCCACATTAGTTTCGGGAGGTATAGATATGGTTGAGGTTACTGATGAGACGGTTATTAAAAATAGAGATAAAATTACCACTTCATTACACGAATATATACAAGACAGTGAAGATGACATAACCCTTCAAAGAGCAATGGCCTTGGCCACTTTCAACAATATGCACCAGGAAATTATCAACTTAGCAGAGGACTCGTTTATCACTCTAATAATCCTTCCTTTTCATATTGGTCTCCCAAATGTCAACAATACTCATAGTGGCAATGACGCATTCAGATATGTAAACCGCAAG GTTCTTCGCAATGCTCCATGCTCCGTTGCAGTGATGGTCGATCGAGGTCTTGGTGGAGTGAAGAAGTTaatatcaaaatcatcaaacaacACTTTAAATGTTGTTGTTATATTTATTGGGGGAAAAGATGACAGGGAAGCATTAGCTTATGCAGGACGTGTAGCCTACCATGGTAGAGTGAAACTTACTATTATAAGATTCCTAGTAGCGACCGATATAGAGAATAATAGCACAAGAAGAACAAGTCAACAAATAGAAGAGATGAAACTAGATGATGAATGCTTTGCAAATTTCTACGATAAATTTATTGCGGGGGGAAAAGTGTCCTACCAAGAGAAGCACCTGGTGAATTCAACACAAGCTTACTCCATATTACGATCATTAGAAGGATTGTATCAACTTTTTATCGTGGGAAGAGGAGGGCGTGCAAATACAATGTTGACTGTGGGAATGAACGATTGGGAACATTGTCCAGAATTAGGTCCCTTAGGGGATTTACTATCATGCCCTGCTTTCTCCACCAATGCGTCTGTCTTGATTATTCAACAACATGACCCTAAATTTGAACACGGGGGTTATGAGATTGAGTTTCCCGCATTGTAG
- the LOC110791915 gene encoding cation/H(+) antiporter 28 isoform X2 — MKFVIDFGMTIYMFVLGLEMDASSLIRIPKREAIVAYAGMVFTFILTIVFSPLLHYGVSTNLRFYFAFSIIMSSTGSPLLTRVLTDLKIGKSNIGKFAISAAVYTELITILISCIGYAIFQPEGGFLFRGQQIGSGHSAILVSATLLAQTIITIVTGPIVLRWVNDANPHGKTIKGSHMILSVAYSVCVGCISPLMGFSPVLSAFVTGAFLPRQGRISQFVVTKVNNFLAIVFYPYFFVWVGLEARIGQFKVLEDQAWLRLLGFFAVEMVAKILGSLFSGLIFDFHWPESTKLALLLNVKGHLHIYLTIIAMKNQLITYSTCISMILAILFKIIYIPIIARQIIRRGRKRFPNQPLALQWHDPDKELRILIGFHGPENVPCAINFMEISKESGDPGMVVYATDMIQLTDEIAATLVSGGIDMVEVTDETVIKNRDKITTSLHEYIQDSEDDITLQRAMALATFNNMHQEIINLAEDSFITLIILPFHIGLPNVNNTHSGNDAFRYVNRKVLRNAPCSVAVMVDRGLGGVKKLISKSSNNTLNVVVIFIGGKDDREALAYAGRVAYHGRVKLTIIRFLVATDIENNSTRRTSQQIEEMKLDDECFANFYDKFIAGGKVSYQEKHLVNSTQAYSILRSLEGLYQLFIVGRGGRANTMLTVGMNDWEHCPELGPLGDLLSCPAFSTNASVLIIQQHDPKFEHGGYEIEFPAL; from the exons ATGAAATTTGTAATAGATTTTGGGATGACAATCTACATGTTTGTTTTGGGACTTGAGATGGACGCTTCATCGCTTATTCGCATTCCTAAGAGAGAAGCTATAGTTGCATATGCTGGGATGGTTTTTACATTTATTTTGACCATTGTATTTTCTCCTTTGTTACATTATGGAGTGAGCACAAACCTTAGATTTTATTTCGCTTTCTCTATAATAATGTCGAGTACAGGATCCCCTTTGCTAACACGTGTGTTGACAGACCTTAAGATTGGCAAGTCTAACATCGGCAAGTTTGCTATTTCAGCAGCTGTATACACTGAATTAATAACAATATTGATTAGTTGCATTGGTTATGCCATATTTCAACCCGAAGGTGGGTTTTTGTTTCGCGGTCAACAAATAGGGAGTGGTCATAGTGCCATCCTTGTTAGTGCAACACTATTGGCACAAACCATCATAACAATTGTAACGGGACCTATCGTTCTTCGATGGGTCAATGATGCAAATCCCCATGGAAAAACAATTAAAGGCTCTCACATGATTCTCTCCGTTGCATATTCTGTGTGTGTTGGATGCATTTCACCTCTTATGGGTTTTAGCCCTGTGCTTAGCGCATTTGTGACTGGGGCTTTCTTACCTCGACAAGGCAGGATTTCCCAATTTGTTGTTACTAAAGTTAATAACTTTTTGGCCATTGTTTTCTATCCTTACTTTTTTGTGTGGGTGGGTTTGGAAGCTCGTATTGGTCAATTTAAGGTTTTGGAAGATCAAGCTTGGTTAAGGTTACTTGGCTTCTTTGCCGTCGAAATGGTTGCTAAGATTCTTGGATCTCTTTTCTCGGGGTTGATCTTTGATTTTCATTGGCCCGAGTCCACAAAACTTGCATTACTTTTGAATGTCAAAGGTCATTTGCACATATACCTCACTATTATTGCCATGAAG AATCAACTCATCACTTATTCAACATGTATATCTATGATATTAGCAATACTATTCAAGATCATCTACATTCCAATTATTGCACGACAAATCATTCGACGTGGTAGGAAACGTTTCCCCAATCAACCTTTAGCATTACAATGGCATGATCCTGACAAGGAACTTAGGATTCTAATAGGGTTTCATGGCCCAGAAAATGTCCCTTGTGCCATAAATTTTATGGAGATCTCCAAGGAGAGTGGTGATCCAGGCATGGTGGTATATGCTACTGACATGATACAACTGACAGACGAGATCGCTGCCACATTAGTTTCGGGAGGTATAGATATGGTTGAGGTTACTGATGAGACGGTTATTAAAAATAGAGATAAAATTACCACTTCATTACACGAATATATACAAGACAGTGAAGATGACATAACCCTTCAAAGAGCAATGGCCTTGGCCACTTTCAACAATATGCACCAGGAAATTATCAACTTAGCAGAGGACTCGTTTATCACTCTAATAATCCTTCCTTTTCATATTGGTCTCCCAAATGTCAACAATACTCATAGTGGCAATGACGCATTCAGATATGTAAACCGCAAG GTTCTTCGCAATGCTCCATGCTCCGTTGCAGTGATGGTCGATCGAGGTCTTGGTGGAGTGAAGAAGTTaatatcaaaatcatcaaacaacACTTTAAATGTTGTTGTTATATTTATTGGGGGAAAAGATGACAGGGAAGCATTAGCTTATGCAGGACGTGTAGCCTACCATGGTAGAGTGAAACTTACTATTATAAGATTCCTAGTAGCGACCGATATAGAGAATAATAGCACAAGAAGAACAAGTCAACAAATAGAAGAGATGAAACTAGATGATGAATGCTTTGCAAATTTCTACGATAAATTTATTGCGGGGGGAAAAGTGTCCTACCAAGAGAAGCACCTGGTGAATTCAACACAAGCTTACTCCATATTACGATCATTAGAAGGATTGTATCAACTTTTTATCGTGGGAAGAGGAGGGCGTGCAAATACAATGTTGACTGTGGGAATGAACGATTGGGAACATTGTCCAGAATTAGGTCCCTTAGGGGATTTACTATCATGCCCTGCTTTCTCCACCAATGCGTCTGTCTTGATTATTCAACAACATGACCCTAAATTTGAACACGGGGGTTATGAGATTGAGTTTCCCGCATTGTAG
- the LOC110791915 gene encoding cation/H(+) antiporter 28 isoform X3, with translation MGMDGANCNSTISSVATNSLSFVGLLVLCHALHVLFKPFSQPRFIPEIIVGLFLGNWSLVRTQLEVDSNKLQSMKFVIDFGMTIYMFVLGLEMDASSLIRIPKREAIVAYAGMVFTFILTIVFSPLLHYGVSTNLRFYFAFSIIMSSTGSPLLTRVLTDLKIGKSNIGKFAISAAVYTELITILISCIGYAIFQPEGGFLFRGQQIGSGHSAILVSATLLAQTIITIVTGPIVLRWVNDANPHGKTIKGSHMILSVAYSVCVGCISPLMGFSPVLSAFVTGAFLPRQGRISQFVVTKVNNFLAIVFYPYFFVWVGLEARIGQFKVLEDQAWLRLLGFFAVEMVAKILGSLFSGLIFDFHWPESTKLALLLNVKGHLHIYLTIIAMKNQLITYSTCISMILAILFKIIYIPIIARQIIRRGRKRFPNQPLALQWHDPDKELRILIGFHGPENVPCAINFMEISKESGDPGMVVYATDMIQLTDEIAATLVSGGIDMVEVTDETVIKNRDKITTSLHEYIQDSEDDITLQRAMALATFNNMHQEIINLAEDSFITLIILPFHIGLPNVNNTHSGNDAFRYVNRKLGSSQCSMLRCSDGRSRSWWSEEVNIKIIKQHFKCCCYIYWGKR, from the exons ATGGGTATGGATGGCGCAAATTGTAACAGTACAATATCAAGTGTTGCCACAAATAGTCTTTCCTTTGTTGGTTTGCTGGTATTGTGCCATGCCTTGCATGTCCTATTTAAACCTTTTTCCCAGCCGCGGTTCATACCGGAAATCATT GTGGGGTTATTCTTAGGCAATTGGTCATTGGTGAGAACACAACTAGAAGTAGATTCTAATAAATTGCAAAGCATGAAATTTGTAATAGATTTTGGGATGACAATCTACATGTTTGTTTTGGGACTTGAGATGGACGCTTCATCGCTTATTCGCATTCCTAAGAGAGAAGCTATAGTTGCATATGCTGGGATGGTTTTTACATTTATTTTGACCATTGTATTTTCTCCTTTGTTACATTATGGAGTGAGCACAAACCTTAGATTTTATTTCGCTTTCTCTATAATAATGTCGAGTACAGGATCCCCTTTGCTAACACGTGTGTTGACAGACCTTAAGATTGGCAAGTCTAACATCGGCAAGTTTGCTATTTCAGCAGCTGTATACACTGAATTAATAACAATATTGATTAGTTGCATTGGTTATGCCATATTTCAACCCGAAGGTGGGTTTTTGTTTCGCGGTCAACAAATAGGGAGTGGTCATAGTGCCATCCTTGTTAGTGCAACACTATTGGCACAAACCATCATAACAATTGTAACGGGACCTATCGTTCTTCGATGGGTCAATGATGCAAATCCCCATGGAAAAACAATTAAAGGCTCTCACATGATTCTCTCCGTTGCATATTCTGTGTGTGTTGGATGCATTTCACCTCTTATGGGTTTTAGCCCTGTGCTTAGCGCATTTGTGACTGGGGCTTTCTTACCTCGACAAGGCAGGATTTCCCAATTTGTTGTTACTAAAGTTAATAACTTTTTGGCCATTGTTTTCTATCCTTACTTTTTTGTGTGGGTGGGTTTGGAAGCTCGTATTGGTCAATTTAAGGTTTTGGAAGATCAAGCTTGGTTAAGGTTACTTGGCTTCTTTGCCGTCGAAATGGTTGCTAAGATTCTTGGATCTCTTTTCTCGGGGTTGATCTTTGATTTTCATTGGCCCGAGTCCACAAAACTTGCATTACTTTTGAATGTCAAAGGTCATTTGCACATATACCTCACTATTATTGCCATGAAG AATCAACTCATCACTTATTCAACATGTATATCTATGATATTAGCAATACTATTCAAGATCATCTACATTCCAATTATTGCACGACAAATCATTCGACGTGGTAGGAAACGTTTCCCCAATCAACCTTTAGCATTACAATGGCATGATCCTGACAAGGAACTTAGGATTCTAATAGGGTTTCATGGCCCAGAAAATGTCCCTTGTGCCATAAATTTTATGGAGATCTCCAAGGAGAGTGGTGATCCAGGCATGGTGGTATATGCTACTGACATGATACAACTGACAGACGAGATCGCTGCCACATTAGTTTCGGGAGGTATAGATATGGTTGAGGTTACTGATGAGACGGTTATTAAAAATAGAGATAAAATTACCACTTCATTACACGAATATATACAAGACAGTGAAGATGACATAACCCTTCAAAGAGCAATGGCCTTGGCCACTTTCAACAATATGCACCAGGAAATTATCAACTTAGCAGAGGACTCGTTTATCACTCTAATAATCCTTCCTTTTCATATTGGTCTCCCAAATGTCAACAATACTCATAGTGGCAATGACGCATTCAGATATGTAAACCGCAAG CTAGGTTCTTCGCAATGCTCCATGCTCCGTTGCAGTGATGGTCGATCGAGGTCTTGGTGGAGTGAAGAAGTTaatatcaaaatcatcaaacaacACTTTAAATGTTGTTGTTATATTTATTGGGGGAAAAGATGA